In one window of Streptomyces roseofulvus DNA:
- a CDS encoding HU family DNA-binding protein yields MNRSELVAALADRAEVTRKDADAVLAALAETVGEVVAKGDEKVTIPGFLTFERTHRAARTARNPQTGDPINIPAGYSVKVSAGSKLKEAAKGK; encoded by the coding sequence ATGAACCGCAGTGAGCTGGTGGCCGCGCTGGCCGACCGCGCCGAGGTGACCCGCAAGGACGCCGACGCCGTGCTGGCCGCCCTCGCCGAGACCGTCGGCGAGGTCGTCGCCAAGGGCGACGAGAAGGTCACCATCCCCGGCTTCCTGACCTTCGAGCGCACCCACCGTGCCGCTCGCACCGCTCGTAACCCGCAGACCGGCGACCCGATCAACATCCCGGCCGGCTACAGCGTGAAGGTCTCCGCGGGCTCGAAGCTCAAGGAAGCCGCCAAGGGCAAGTAA
- a CDS encoding NAD-dependent malic enzyme, with protein sequence MATAPSVSYSMTVRLEVPASGTAVSQLTAAVESHGGSVTGLDVTASGHEKLRIDVTIAATSTAHADEIVERLRGIEGVVLGKVSDRTFLMHLGGKIEMASKHPIRNRDDLSMIYTPGVARVCMAIAENPEDARRLTIKRNTVAVVTDGSAVLGLGNIGPMAAMPVMEGKAALFKRFADIDAWPICLDTQDTDEIVAIVKAIAPGFAGINLEDISAPRCFEIEARLREALDIPVFHDDQHGTAIVVLAALTNALRVVGKGIGDVRVVMSGAGAAGTAILKLLIAAGVKHAVVADIHGVVHAGREDLVAAPADSPLRWIADNTNPEGVTGTLKEAVVGADVFIGVSAPNLLDAADVAAMAEDSIVFALANPDPEVDPAAARQTAAVVATGRSDFPNQINNVLVFPGVFRGLLDAQSRTVNTEMMLAAAAALADVVTEDELNPNYIIPSVFNDKVAGAVAGAVRTAAKAAGAGV encoded by the coding sequence ATGGCAACGGCGCCCAGCGTCTCGTACTCGATGACGGTCCGGCTGGAGGTGCCCGCGAGCGGCACCGCGGTCTCGCAGCTCACGGCTGCGGTCGAGTCCCACGGAGGCTCCGTCACCGGCCTCGACGTCACCGCCTCGGGTCACGAGAAGCTCCGGATCGACGTCACCATCGCCGCGACCTCCACCGCGCACGCCGACGAGATCGTCGAGCGGCTGCGGGGCATCGAGGGCGTCGTCCTCGGCAAGGTCTCGGACCGCACGTTCCTGATGCACCTCGGCGGCAAGATCGAGATGGCGTCCAAGCACCCCATCCGCAACCGTGACGACCTCTCGATGATCTACACCCCGGGCGTCGCCCGCGTGTGCATGGCGATCGCCGAGAACCCCGAGGACGCCCGCCGCCTCACCATCAAGCGCAACACCGTCGCGGTCGTCACCGACGGCTCCGCCGTCCTCGGCCTCGGCAACATCGGCCCGATGGCGGCCATGCCGGTCATGGAGGGCAAGGCGGCCCTCTTCAAGCGCTTCGCCGACATCGACGCCTGGCCGATCTGCCTGGACACCCAGGACACCGACGAGATCGTGGCGATCGTCAAGGCCATCGCCCCCGGCTTCGCGGGCATCAACCTGGAGGACATCTCGGCGCCCCGCTGCTTCGAGATCGAGGCGCGGCTCCGCGAGGCCCTGGACATCCCGGTCTTTCACGACGACCAGCACGGCACCGCCATCGTCGTCCTCGCCGCCCTCACCAACGCGCTCCGCGTGGTCGGCAAGGGCATCGGGGACGTCCGGGTCGTCATGTCCGGCGCCGGCGCGGCCGGTACGGCCATCCTGAAGCTGCTGATCGCCGCGGGCGTGAAGCACGCGGTCGTCGCCGACATCCACGGCGTCGTGCACGCCGGCCGTGAGGACCTAGTGGCCGCCCCGGCCGACTCCCCGCTGCGCTGGATCGCCGACAACACCAACCCGGAGGGCGTCACCGGCACCCTCAAGGAGGCCGTCGTCGGCGCGGACGTCTTCATCGGCGTGTCGGCCCCGAACCTGCTGGACGCGGCGGACGTGGCCGCGATGGCCGAGGACTCCATCGTGTTCGCGCTCGCGAACCCCGACCCGGAGGTCGACCCCGCCGCCGCGCGGCAGACCGCCGCCGTCGTCGCCACCGGCCGCTCGGACTTCCCGAACCAGATCAACAACGTCCTGGTCTTCCCCGGCGTCTTCCGCGGTCTGCTCGACGCGCAGTCCCGCACGGTGAACACCGAGATGATGCTGGCGGCCGCCGCGGCCCTCGCGGACGTCGTCACCGAGGACGAGCTGAACCCGAACTACATCATCCCGTCGGTCTTCAACGACAAGGTCGCGGGCGCGGTCGCCGGGGCCGTCCGGACCGCCGCGAAGGCGGCGGGCGCGGGCGTCTGA
- a CDS encoding LysR family transcriptional regulator, protein MATPYDIEPRLLRAFTAVAEELHFTRAAGRLFVAQQALSRDIRRLEREVGVPLFVRTTRQVALTPDGERLLPYARRVLDAHDALRDAFRAEARPLLVDLNTPGLVQDRILRRARELAPEHELMARFESGLTGAAREILAGRLDASFGRYGGLPPALRARLDACFVRYEPMAVLLPEDHELAALPEVPLARLAGEHLYAGAGNDRTPEWTDLAARLFAGRGIHLAPPAPLAVGKEEFQRIMAKHRRPVLAGTGFPPMPGCVLRPLVDPVPLSPVSLVWRKGLRHPALDALRTAAAELGAREGWLERPPGSWLPDGEPGLPGVPLTGAAGPG, encoded by the coding sequence GTGGCCACACCGTACGACATCGAACCCCGGCTGCTCCGCGCCTTCACCGCCGTCGCCGAGGAGCTGCACTTCACCCGCGCCGCCGGCCGGCTCTTCGTCGCCCAGCAGGCGCTCAGCCGGGACATCCGGCGCCTGGAGCGCGAGGTCGGCGTCCCGCTCTTCGTACGGACCACCCGGCAGGTCGCCCTCACCCCGGACGGCGAACGGCTCCTCCCGTACGCCCGCCGGGTCCTCGACGCCCACGACGCGCTCCGCGACGCCTTCCGGGCCGAGGCCCGGCCGCTCCTCGTCGACCTCAACACGCCCGGCCTCGTCCAGGACCGGATCCTGCGCCGCGCCCGCGAACTCGCCCCCGAGCACGAGCTGATGGCCCGCTTCGAGTCCGGTCTCACCGGCGCCGCGCGCGAGATCCTGGCCGGCCGGCTCGACGCCTCCTTCGGACGGTACGGCGGCCTCCCGCCCGCCCTGCGGGCCCGGCTCGACGCGTGTTTCGTCCGGTACGAGCCGATGGCGGTGCTGCTGCCCGAGGACCACGAGCTCGCCGCCCTGCCCGAGGTGCCGCTCGCCCGGCTCGCCGGCGAACACCTCTACGCCGGCGCCGGGAACGACCGCACCCCCGAGTGGACCGACCTCGCCGCCCGGCTCTTCGCCGGCCGCGGCATCCACCTCGCGCCGCCCGCGCCGCTCGCCGTCGGCAAGGAGGAGTTCCAGCGGATCATGGCCAAGCACCGGCGCCCGGTCCTGGCCGGCACCGGCTTCCCGCCCATGCCCGGCTGCGTCCTGCGGCCCCTCGTCGACCCCGTCCCCCTCTCGCCCGTGAGCCTCGTCTGGCGCAAGGGCCTGCGCCACCCCGCCCTCGACGCCCTCCGCACCGCCGCCGCCGAACTGGGCGCCCGCGAGGGCTGGCTGGAACGTCCGCCCGGCTCCTGGCTCCCGGACGGCGAACCGGGGCTGCCGGGCGTCCCACTCACAGGGGCCGCGGGGCCCGGGTGA
- a CDS encoding HelD family protein: protein MAAQEAVDTVRDREIGVEQEHLDQVYRRLEEKIHEAEFLMNDAAQKGHVGTPGALAERDAQVFRAGIHLNRLNNEFEDFLFGRIDLLEGKDGVKGPDGAYTSVEPADDAIRPDNTADIGETLHIGRIGVLDADYSPLVIDWRAPAAAPFYRSTPVEPGRVVRRRVIRSKGRRVLGVEDDLMRPELKASLRGAELPVIGDGALMAALGQARSHTMRDIVSSIQAEQDLVIRAPAASVTYVEGGPGTGKTAVALHRAAYLLYQDRRRYAGGILIVSPTPLLVSYTEGVLPSLGEEGQVAIRALGNLVDGAEADAYDEPAVSRVKGSSRMLAVLRKAARGALEGPDTPKLLRVVAFGRRLELEEGELRRIRQNVLSGTAPVNLLRPRARRLLLDALYAKSGAAGRHSDPELAAELRSSFDEDVSTEDSFTGFLDAWWPELAPRRVLDAMADEKRLGRWARRVLNPGEVRRVARSLRRPGLSVHDVALLDELHTLLGAPARPKRKREYDPLDQLTGLEELMPVREETQRERAERLAAERTEYAHVIVDEAQDLTPMQWRMVGRRGRHATWTIVGDPAQSSWSDPDEAAAARDEALGSRPRRRFELTVNYRNPAEIAELAAKVLALAMPGKESPKAVRSTGVEPRFVAVGEGGDLAGSVRSEAERLLAEVEGTVGVVVAMDRRTEAARWLDGLGDRVVALGSLEAKGLEYDATLVVSPAEIADESPAGLRVLYVALTRSTQALTVLAGERDLPDAAGVPDLLRD from the coding sequence GTGGCCGCGCAGGAAGCCGTCGACACGGTCAGAGACCGTGAGATCGGCGTCGAGCAGGAACATCTGGACCAGGTCTACCGCCGCCTGGAGGAGAAGATCCACGAGGCGGAGTTCCTGATGAACGACGCCGCGCAGAAGGGGCACGTCGGCACGCCCGGAGCCCTCGCCGAGCGCGACGCCCAGGTCTTCCGCGCCGGGATCCACCTGAACCGGCTCAACAACGAGTTCGAGGACTTCCTGTTCGGGCGGATCGACCTGCTGGAGGGGAAGGACGGGGTCAAGGGGCCCGACGGCGCCTACACCTCCGTCGAGCCCGCCGACGACGCCATCCGGCCCGACAACACCGCCGACATCGGCGAGACCCTGCACATCGGCCGCATCGGCGTCCTGGACGCCGACTACTCCCCGCTCGTCATCGACTGGCGCGCCCCCGCCGCCGCGCCCTTCTACCGGTCCACCCCCGTCGAGCCGGGCCGGGTCGTCCGCCGCCGGGTCATCCGGTCGAAGGGCCGCCGGGTCCTCGGCGTCGAGGACGACCTCATGCGCCCGGAGCTGAAGGCCAGCCTCCGCGGCGCCGAACTGCCGGTCATCGGCGACGGCGCCCTGATGGCCGCTCTCGGCCAGGCCCGCAGCCACACCATGCGGGACATCGTCTCGTCCATCCAGGCCGAGCAGGACCTCGTCATCCGCGCCCCCGCCGCCTCCGTCACCTACGTCGAGGGCGGGCCGGGCACCGGGAAGACCGCCGTGGCGCTGCACCGGGCCGCGTACCTGCTCTACCAGGACCGCAGGCGGTACGCCGGCGGCATCCTCATCGTCTCGCCGACGCCGCTGCTCGTCTCGTACACCGAGGGCGTGCTGCCCTCCCTCGGCGAGGAGGGGCAGGTCGCCATCCGGGCGCTGGGCAACCTCGTCGACGGGGCCGAGGCCGACGCGTACGACGAGCCCGCCGTCTCGCGGGTCAAGGGCTCGTCGCGGATGCTCGCCGTGCTCCGCAAGGCCGCACGCGGCGCCCTGGAGGGCCCCGACACGCCCAAGCTGCTCCGGGTGGTCGCCTTCGGGCGCCGCCTCGAACTGGAGGAGGGCGAGCTGCGGCGGATCCGGCAGAACGTGCTCTCCGGCACCGCCCCCGTCAACCTGCTCCGCCCCCGCGCCCGCCGCCTGCTCCTCGACGCCCTCTACGCCAAGTCGGGCGCCGCCGGCCGGCACAGCGACCCCGAGCTCGCCGCCGAGCTGCGCTCCTCCTTCGACGAGGACGTCTCCACCGAGGACTCCTTCACCGGCTTCCTCGACGCCTGGTGGCCGGAGCTGGCCCCGCGCCGGGTGCTGGACGCCATGGCCGACGAGAAGCGGCTCGGCCGCTGGGCCCGCCGGGTCCTCAACCCCGGCGAGGTCCGCCGCGTCGCCCGCTCGCTGCGCCGCCCGGGCCTCTCGGTCCACGACGTCGCCCTCCTGGACGAGCTGCACACCCTGCTCGGCGCCCCCGCCCGGCCGAAGCGGAAGCGGGAGTACGACCCGCTGGACCAGCTCACCGGCCTGGAGGAGCTGATGCCGGTACGGGAGGAGACCCAGCGGGAGCGGGCCGAGCGGCTGGCCGCCGAGCGCACCGAGTACGCCCACGTGATCGTCGACGAGGCCCAGGACCTCACCCCGATGCAGTGGCGGATGGTCGGTCGCCGCGGCCGGCACGCCACCTGGACGATCGTCGGGGACCCGGCCCAGTCCTCCTGGTCGGACCCGGACGAGGCCGCCGCCGCCCGTGACGAGGCGCTCGGCTCCCGGCCGCGCCGCCGCTTCGAGCTGACCGTGAACTACCGCAACCCGGCGGAGATCGCCGAGCTGGCCGCCAAGGTCCTGGCCCTCGCCATGCCGGGCAAGGAGTCCCCGAAGGCGGTCCGCTCGACCGGCGTCGAGCCCCGGTTCGTCGCCGTCGGCGAGGGCGGTGACCTGGCCGGATCCGTGCGGTCCGAGGCGGAGCGGCTGCTCGCCGAGGTCGAGGGCACGGTCGGCGTGGTCGTCGCCATGGACCGGCGTACGGAGGCCGCCCGCTGGCTCGACGGGCTCGGCGACCGGGTGGTCGCGCTCGGCTCGCTGGAGGCGAAGGGCCTGGAGTACGACGCCACCCTCGTCGTCTCCCCGGCCGAGATCGCCGACGAGTCCCCGGCGGGCCTGCGGGTCCTCTACGTGGCCCTCACCCGGTCGACGCAGGCGCTCACCGTGCTCGCGGGCGAGCGGGACCTGCCGGACGCGGCCGGGGTCCCGGACCTCCTGCGGGACTGA
- a CDS encoding nitrate/nitrite transporter, with protein sequence MGGRWIDVWEPEDETFWREKGERIARRNLAFSVFSEHIGFSIWSLWSVMVLFMGPQYGIDPAGKFFLIATATFVGALIRIPYTFAVARFGGRNWTIFSALLLLLPTGFAYAVMEPGTSYSTFVLVAALTGVGGGNFASSMTNINAFFPLRKKGWALGLNAGGGNIGVPVVQLVGLLVIGTAGALHPRIVLGVYLPLIIAAAVCSALFMDNLTPVKNDTGAVREALGARHTWIMAFLYVGTFGSFIGYSFAFGLVLQTQFGRTPLQAASLTFIGPLLGSLIRPLGGSLADKHGGARITLGTFAAMAAATGVVIYASLAESLAVFLVGFIALFVLSGLGNGSTYKMIPAIFLAQGHRKGLSGDTAEAYGRRLSGASMGLIGAVGALGGLGINLAFRQSFQTVGSGTGAFVAFLAFYAACMAVTWAVYLRRPPVVPDTAESAEEPENRPGYAKV encoded by the coding sequence ATGGGCGGGCGCTGGATCGACGTCTGGGAGCCGGAGGACGAGACCTTCTGGCGGGAGAAGGGCGAGCGGATCGCCCGACGGAACCTCGCCTTCTCGGTCTTCTCCGAGCACATCGGCTTCTCCATCTGGAGCCTGTGGTCCGTGATGGTCCTCTTCATGGGGCCGCAGTACGGCATCGACCCCGCCGGGAAGTTCTTCCTCATCGCCACCGCGACCTTCGTCGGCGCGCTGATCCGCATCCCGTACACCTTCGCCGTCGCCCGCTTCGGCGGCCGCAACTGGACGATCTTCAGCGCCCTGCTGCTCCTGCTGCCGACCGGCTTCGCCTACGCCGTCATGGAACCCGGCACTTCCTATTCCACCTTCGTCCTGGTGGCGGCCCTCACCGGCGTCGGCGGCGGCAACTTCGCCTCCTCCATGACCAACATCAACGCCTTCTTCCCGCTCCGGAAGAAGGGCTGGGCGCTCGGTCTCAACGCCGGCGGCGGCAACATCGGCGTCCCCGTCGTCCAGCTCGTCGGCCTCCTCGTCATCGGCACCGCCGGCGCCCTGCACCCCAGGATCGTCCTCGGCGTCTACCTGCCGCTGATCATCGCCGCCGCCGTCTGCTCCGCCCTCTTCATGGACAACCTCACGCCCGTGAAGAACGACACCGGGGCCGTCCGCGAGGCCCTCGGGGCCCGCCACACCTGGATCATGGCCTTCCTCTACGTGGGGACCTTCGGCTCCTTCATCGGCTACAGCTTCGCCTTCGGCCTCGTCCTCCAGACCCAGTTCGGCCGCACCCCGCTCCAGGCCGCCTCGCTCACCTTCATCGGCCCCCTGCTCGGCTCCCTCATCCGCCCGCTCGGCGGCTCCCTCGCCGACAAGCACGGCGGCGCCCGCATCACCCTCGGCACCTTCGCCGCCATGGCCGCCGCCACCGGCGTGGTCATCTACGCCTCGCTGGCCGAGTCCCTCGCCGTCTTCCTCGTCGGCTTCATCGCCCTCTTCGTCCTCAGCGGCCTCGGCAACGGCTCCACCTACAAGATGATCCCGGCGATCTTCCTCGCCCAGGGCCACCGCAAGGGCCTGAGCGGCGACACCGCCGAGGCGTACGGGCGGCGCCTCTCCGGCGCCTCCATGGGTCTCATCGGGGCCGTCGGCGCCCTCGGCGGCCTCGGCATCAACCTCGCCTTCCGGCAGTCCTTCCAGACCGTCGGCAGCGGCACCGGCGCCTTCGTCGCCTTCCTCGCCTTCTACGCCGCCTGCATGGCCGTCACCTGGGCGGTATACCTTCGGCGCCCGCCCGTCGTGCCCGACACCGCCGAGTCCGCCGAGGAGCCGGAGAACCGGCCCGGATACGCGAAGGTGTGA
- a CDS encoding GNAT family protein — MESVGVREGRGADAAALADALARNRAHMRATEPYRAERYYTAEAQAERLADGGRRWFAFEGERIVGAAILSGIVLGPFRSASLGYWVDGERVGRGIASLLVAEVLRASRDELGLHRIEASTLLDNHASQRVLAKAGFERIGTAPRYLHIAGAWRDHHLFQRILHDQPPPLA; from the coding sequence ATGGAGAGTGTGGGGGTCAGGGAGGGGCGGGGGGCGGACGCCGCGGCGCTCGCGGACGCGCTGGCGCGGAACCGGGCGCACATGCGGGCCACCGAGCCCTACCGCGCCGAGCGGTACTACACCGCCGAGGCGCAGGCCGAGCGGCTCGCCGACGGCGGCCGGCGGTGGTTCGCCTTCGAAGGGGAGCGGATCGTCGGGGCCGCGATCCTCTCCGGGATCGTGCTGGGGCCGTTCCGCAGCGCGTCCCTGGGCTACTGGGTGGACGGCGAGCGCGTCGGCCGCGGCATCGCCTCCCTGCTCGTCGCCGAGGTGCTGCGCGCCTCGCGGGACGAGCTCGGGCTGCACCGGATCGAGGCGTCCACGCTGCTCGACAACCACGCCTCGCAGCGCGTCCTCGCCAAGGCCGGGTTCGAGCGGATCGGGACCGCGCCCCGGTACCTGCACATCGCCGGCGCGTGGCGCGACCACCACCTCTTCCAGCGGATCCTGCACGATCAGCCGCCGCCCCTCGCCTGA
- a CDS encoding uroporphyrinogen-III synthase, with the protein MDQHEHGPLAGFTVGVTAARRADELIALLRRRGAAVVHGPALRIVPLADDAELLAATKEIIGDTPDVVVATTAIGFRGWVEAAEGWGYGSELLDALRGVELLARGPKVKGAVRAAGLTESWSPSSESMAEVLDRLLAEGVAGRRIALQLHGEPLPGFVEALTAAGASVLGVPVYRWMPPEDLGPLDRLIDTVLAGSVDAVAFTSAPAAASLFARAAERGIRDRVVEALRHEVLAVCVGPVTALPLQAEGIPTHQPERFRLGPLVQLLCTELPARARVLPVAGHRVEIRGHAVLVDGELRPVPPAGMALLGLLARRPGWVVSRADLLRALPGAGRDEHAVETAMARLRAALGTPKLIQTVVKRGYRLSLDPLAEDPTPA; encoded by the coding sequence ATGGACCAGCACGAACACGGACCCCTGGCCGGCTTCACCGTCGGCGTCACCGCGGCCCGGCGCGCGGACGAACTCATCGCCCTGCTGCGTCGGCGCGGCGCGGCCGTCGTGCACGGCCCCGCCCTGCGGATCGTGCCCCTCGCCGACGACGCCGAACTCCTCGCCGCCACCAAGGAGATCATCGGCGACACCCCGGACGTCGTCGTCGCCACCACCGCGATCGGCTTCCGCGGCTGGGTCGAGGCGGCGGAGGGCTGGGGGTACGGCTCCGAGCTCCTCGACGCGCTGCGCGGGGTCGAACTCCTCGCCCGCGGGCCCAAGGTCAAGGGCGCGGTGCGGGCCGCCGGGCTCACCGAGTCCTGGTCGCCCTCGTCCGAGTCGATGGCCGAGGTCCTCGACCGGCTCCTCGCCGAAGGCGTCGCCGGGCGTCGGATCGCCCTCCAGCTCCACGGCGAACCGCTCCCCGGCTTCGTCGAGGCGCTCACCGCCGCAGGGGCGAGCGTCCTCGGCGTCCCCGTCTACCGGTGGATGCCGCCGGAGGACCTCGGGCCGCTCGACCGGCTGATCGACACGGTCCTCGCCGGCTCCGTCGACGCGGTCGCCTTCACCAGCGCGCCCGCCGCGGCGTCGCTCTTCGCCCGGGCCGCCGAGCGGGGGATACGGGACCGGGTCGTCGAGGCGCTGCGGCACGAGGTGCTCGCGGTGTGCGTGGGGCCGGTGACGGCGCTGCCGCTGCAGGCCGAGGGCATCCCGACGCACCAGCCCGAACGCTTCCGGCTCGGGCCGCTCGTGCAGCTCCTCTGCACCGAACTGCCCGCGCGGGCGCGGGTGCTGCCCGTCGCCGGGCACCGCGTCGAGATCCGGGGCCACGCGGTGCTCGTCGACGGGGAGCTCCGGCCCGTGCCGCCGGCCGGCATGGCGCTCCTCGGCCTCCTGGCCCGCCGGCCGGGCTGGGTCGTCTCCCGGGCGGACCTGCTGCGGGCGCTGCCGGGGGCGGGGCGGGACGAGCACGCGGTGGAGACGGCGATGGCGCGGCTCCGTGCGGCGCTGGGGACCCCCAAGCTGATCCAGACGGTCGTCAAACGCGGCTACCGCCTCTCCCTGGACCCCCTGGCCGAAGACCCCACGCCCGCGTAG
- the murA gene encoding UDP-N-acetylglucosamine 1-carboxyvinyltransferase yields the protein MTGTDDVLLVHGGTPLEGEIRVRGAKNLVPKAMVAALLGSGPSRLRNVPDIRDVRVVRGLLQLHGVTVRPGEEPGELVLDPTHVESANVADIDAHAGSSRIPILFCGPLLHRLGHAFIPGLGGCDIGGRPIDFHFDVLRQFGATIEKRADGQYLEAPQRLRGCKIRLPYPSVGSTEQVLLTAVLADGVTELSNAAVEPEIEDLICVLQKMGAIISMDTDRTIRITGVDKLDGYTHRALPDRLEAASWASAALATEGNIYVRGAQQRSMMTFLNTYRKVGGAFEIDDEGIRFWHPGGSLNAIHLETDVHPGFQTDWQQPLVVALTQASGLSIVHETVYESRLGFTSALNQMGAHIQLYRECLGGSDCRFGQRNFLHSAVVSGPTRLQGADLVIPDLRGGFSYLIAALAAQGTSRVHGIDLINRGYENFMEKLVELGAKVELPGSALV from the coding sequence ATGACCGGCACAGACGATGTCCTGCTTGTCCACGGCGGAACCCCGCTGGAGGGCGAGATCCGCGTTCGCGGCGCGAAGAACCTCGTGCCCAAGGCGATGGTCGCCGCCCTGCTCGGCAGCGGCCCCAGCAGACTGCGCAACGTGCCCGACATCCGTGACGTCCGCGTCGTGCGCGGACTGCTGCAGCTGCACGGAGTGACGGTCCGCCCCGGCGAGGAGCCGGGCGAGCTGGTGCTCGACCCGACCCACGTCGAGTCCGCCAACGTCGCCGACATCGACGCCCACGCCGGCTCGTCGCGCATCCCGATCCTCTTCTGCGGCCCCCTGCTGCACCGCCTCGGCCACGCCTTCATCCCGGGCCTCGGCGGCTGCGACATCGGCGGCCGGCCGATCGACTTCCACTTCGACGTGCTCCGCCAGTTCGGCGCGACCATCGAGAAGCGGGCCGACGGCCAGTACCTGGAGGCCCCGCAGCGCCTTCGCGGCTGCAAGATCCGCCTCCCGTACCCCTCGGTCGGCTCGACCGAGCAGGTGCTGCTCACGGCGGTCCTCGCCGACGGCGTCACCGAGCTGTCGAACGCGGCCGTGGAGCCCGAGATCGAGGACCTGATCTGCGTCCTGCAGAAGATGGGCGCGATCATCTCCATGGACACCGACCGGACCATCCGGATCACCGGTGTCGACAAGCTCGACGGCTACACCCACCGGGCCCTCCCGGACCGCCTGGAGGCGGCCTCCTGGGCGTCCGCGGCGCTCGCCACCGAGGGCAACATCTACGTGCGCGGCGCCCAGCAGCGCTCGATGATGACCTTCCTCAACACCTACCGGAAGGTCGGCGGCGCCTTCGAGATCGACGACGAGGGCATCCGCTTCTGGCACCCGGGCGGCTCGCTCAACGCGATCCACCTGGAGACCGACGTCCACCCCGGCTTCCAGACCGACTGGCAGCAGCCGCTGGTGGTCGCCCTGACGCAGGCGTCCGGCCTCTCCATCGTCCACGAGACGGTGTACGAGTCCCGGCTCGGCTTCACCTCGGCGCTGAACCAGATGGGCGCCCACATCCAGCTGTACCGCGAGTGCCTGGGCGGCTCGGACTGCCGCTTCGGCCAGCGGAACTTCCTCCACTCGGCGGTCGTCAGCGGCCCCACCCGCCTCCAGGGCGCCGACCTGGTCATCCCGGACCTGCGCGGCGGCTTCTCGTACCTGATCGCGGCCCTCGCCGCCCAGGGCACGAGCCGGGTGCACGGCATCGACCTGATCAACCGCGGCTACGAGAACTTCATGGAGAAGCTCGTCGAGCTCGGCGCCAAGGTCGAGCTGCCGGGCAGCGCGCTGGTCTGA